Proteins from a single region of Catenulispora acidiphila DSM 44928:
- a CDS encoding outer membrane protein assembly factor BamB family protein, which yields MSTPPRDEDNRPSPFAPPPQDAPPYETSPRPAPPPMHSPYRPDEEMPGQEQQRRQGSRFPGLHHGGDHGQARAQPQQQPRPPQQQRPQTPQTPPFEQRSSQGVPSGWGGSAGGYEQYVIPPPPQFSYRPETQPAPPMPLAPPKKSRRTAIIGASAAAVLVAGAVVVGVITLGGNSKQSSTSGGPTVPMSQDTRTVDKGVAAVWTAPAGGDSATVVGSWMVDDKAIVRGDATALKAYDAESGKSLWAAPAPGGPGASICAMSQVAAGKIGLVQSGPSGNCTTITAIDTDTGRQVWSTQLSAAPGAGAGTQPLMSFGGEVVAGQVGTSVTAWNAADGKQLWTEDLAKAKPACLLYQLGAKSSEVAVVENCGAGMAVAAKDPHSGRTLWTTPLPREGLDGAQITLVQPADPTIVHVASQGGERYYSFDANGKLLSAVPGTGDFGAIDLNTGPQGQQHPVAHVQDRTLVAPTADKDTHTSLVAVDLTSDSGLWRAPATPAGPVTIAALTADKVTVFESGTADTPAHLVAFATKDGTATSSGLTDPLSKDWSGPTAAAYVAGNRLIVLPAAPEKGADVVAFALR from the coding sequence ATGAGCACACCACCGCGTGACGAGGACAACCGGCCGAGCCCGTTTGCGCCGCCTCCGCAGGACGCTCCGCCGTACGAGACGTCGCCGCGGCCGGCGCCGCCGCCGATGCATTCGCCGTATCGGCCGGATGAGGAGATGCCGGGGCAGGAGCAGCAGCGGCGGCAGGGGTCGAGGTTTCCGGGGCTGCACCATGGTGGGGATCACGGGCAGGCGCGTGCGCAGCCGCAGCAGCAGCCTCGGCCTCCGCAGCAGCAGAGGCCGCAGACGCCGCAGACGCCGCCCTTCGAGCAGCGGTCGTCGCAGGGTGTTCCTTCCGGGTGGGGCGGCAGCGCCGGCGGGTACGAGCAGTACGTCATCCCGCCGCCGCCGCAGTTCTCTTACCGGCCTGAGACACAGCCGGCTCCGCCGATGCCGCTCGCGCCGCCGAAGAAGAGCCGGCGCACGGCGATCATCGGCGCCTCGGCCGCGGCGGTGCTCGTCGCCGGGGCGGTCGTCGTGGGTGTGATCACGTTGGGCGGGAACTCGAAGCAGTCCTCGACCTCCGGTGGTCCGACCGTGCCCATGAGTCAGGACACGCGGACCGTCGACAAGGGCGTCGCCGCGGTGTGGACCGCGCCGGCCGGCGGGGATTCCGCGACGGTCGTCGGCAGCTGGATGGTGGACGACAAGGCGATCGTGCGTGGGGACGCCACCGCGCTGAAGGCGTATGACGCCGAGAGTGGGAAGTCGCTGTGGGCCGCGCCAGCGCCGGGCGGTCCGGGCGCGTCGATCTGCGCGATGAGCCAGGTGGCCGCCGGCAAGATCGGTCTGGTGCAGTCCGGGCCGTCCGGCAATTGCACCACGATCACCGCGATCGACACCGACACCGGCCGCCAGGTGTGGAGCACCCAGCTCTCGGCCGCTCCCGGCGCGGGAGCCGGGACGCAGCCGCTGATGTCCTTCGGCGGCGAGGTGGTGGCGGGGCAGGTCGGCACGTCGGTGACGGCGTGGAACGCCGCCGACGGCAAGCAGCTGTGGACCGAGGACCTGGCCAAGGCGAAGCCGGCGTGCCTGCTGTATCAGCTCGGCGCGAAGAGCTCGGAGGTGGCTGTGGTCGAGAACTGCGGCGCCGGGATGGCGGTGGCCGCGAAGGACCCGCACTCGGGCCGCACGCTGTGGACCACCCCCCTGCCGCGCGAAGGCCTGGACGGCGCGCAGATCACCCTGGTCCAGCCGGCGGACCCGACGATCGTCCACGTCGCCTCCCAGGGCGGCGAGCGCTACTACTCCTTCGACGCCAACGGCAAGCTCCTGTCAGCGGTCCCCGGCACCGGCGACTTCGGCGCCATAGACCTGAACACCGGCCCGCAAGGACAGCAGCACCCCGTGGCCCACGTCCAGGACAGAACCCTGGTGGCACCCACCGCGGACAAGGACACGCACACCTCCCTCGTCGCCGTCGACCTGACCTCGGACAGCGGCCTGTGGCGCGCCCCCGCGACCCCCGCCGGCCCGGTCACCATCGCCGCCCTGACCGCCGACAAGGTGACCGTCTTCGAAAGCGGCACCGCCGACACCCCCGCACACCTCGTAGCCTTCGCGACAAAGGACGGCACCGCCACGTCATCCGGCCTCACCGACCCGCTCAGCAAGGACTGGAGCGGTCCAACAGCCGCGGCTTACGTCGCGGGCAACCGGCTGATCGTGCTGCCGGCCGCGCCTGAGAAGGGCGCGGATGTGGTGGCTTTCGCGCTGCGGTAG
- a CDS encoding Shedu immune nuclease family protein, whose translation MGFRSGFTLVRFLTAAREMTSEDLVRHHIDAALAYTNSDRSKYQRGRPLVNHIEAASRAAAAMDDNALAERLAGCAEYAAGTIHLTLLETRWDPEARASHEKYMRLNLEVGLVRCAEILDEYLKDQPHASGHEMHQWLVHVTGAMGAWTIGEGRLPRVKLPRYSAEHLAWFRDIRLVLNEQPDSSDLTPEIAEQLANVPGAELVARAVQWHKRKGALDRLRAVVEDPASSEKEIHAELKQQAWIFGGRYVDELTRRRLTTFDELDIPLIRGDGSLHVVELKKANQRKLVTSTRSHCAVGSVVHDAVMQAANYLRSLDENRAAILADHGIECRRASATVLIGHPAFVEEAFRANEISAALRTYNTVLNRIEVMTYAELIDAAERSLALNDAEM comes from the coding sequence ATGGGCTTCCGTTCCGGCTTCACCCTCGTCCGATTCCTCACGGCGGCGCGCGAGATGACCAGCGAGGACCTGGTCCGTCACCATATCGACGCTGCCCTTGCATACACGAACAGCGATAGGTCGAAGTACCAAAGAGGGCGGCCACTCGTCAACCACATCGAGGCCGCCTCACGAGCAGCTGCGGCCATGGATGACAACGCATTGGCTGAGCGTCTGGCCGGTTGTGCGGAGTACGCAGCAGGCACGATCCACCTGACGCTCCTCGAAACCAGATGGGATCCCGAGGCCAGGGCTTCTCACGAGAAGTACATGCGGCTGAATCTCGAAGTCGGGCTGGTGCGGTGTGCGGAAATCCTCGACGAGTATCTTAAAGACCAGCCCCACGCCAGCGGCCACGAAATGCACCAGTGGCTCGTCCACGTGACAGGAGCCATGGGAGCCTGGACCATCGGCGAAGGCCGACTCCCGCGGGTCAAGCTTCCCCGCTATAGCGCCGAACACCTTGCGTGGTTCCGGGACATTCGGCTCGTTCTGAACGAACAGCCCGATAGCTCGGATCTGACGCCGGAGATCGCCGAGCAACTCGCAAACGTCCCAGGCGCCGAGCTTGTGGCGCGAGCTGTGCAATGGCACAAGCGAAAGGGCGCGCTTGACCGCCTACGCGCCGTGGTAGAGGACCCTGCGAGCAGCGAAAAGGAAATCCACGCCGAACTGAAGCAACAGGCATGGATCTTCGGTGGACGCTATGTCGACGAACTCACCCGCCGCCGGCTCACCACGTTCGATGAACTCGACATCCCGCTGATACGAGGCGACGGCTCCCTCCATGTGGTCGAGTTGAAGAAGGCGAATCAGCGCAAGCTTGTCACGTCCACGCGCTCGCACTGCGCAGTCGGCTCTGTCGTCCACGACGCTGTGATGCAGGCAGCCAACTACCTCCGCTCTCTGGACGAGAACCGGGCCGCGATACTTGCAGACCATGGGATCGAGTGTCGCCGCGCTTCAGCCACGGTGCTCATCGGTCACCCCGCTTTCGTCGAGGAAGCGTTCCGTGCCAACGAGATCTCCGCAGCGCTTCGGACCTACAACACTGTGCTGAACCGGATCGAGGTCATGACCTACGCGGAGCTCATCGACGCGGCCGAGCGCTCCCTCGCTCTCAACGACGCGGAAATGTGA